From one Nocardioides sp. Kera G14 genomic stretch:
- a CDS encoding glycosyltransferase family 2 protein produces the protein MVPAHNEERLIRTVIDTAPELVDFILVIDDASTDRTAEIARTSDDPRLEVRTLARNLGVGGAIITGHRRAIELGADVSVVMAGDAQMDPNFLPALLDPIVDGTADFTKANRFYSPKSLKGMPRMRIFGSIALSFLTKAASGYWSLFDPQNGYTATSVAALTRLDLDSVSQRYDFENDFLINLNISGARARDIAVPAIYGDEISGMKLTKVAPRILRTLVGGFWRRIWWKYVLQSFSPVALLLFTGLLCFFFSFIAGTFVVVHTLGPPTASAGTVLLAVAPFLTGLHLTINALMLDIQEGNK, from the coding sequence GTGGTGCCAGCGCACAATGAGGAACGCCTCATCCGGACAGTCATTGACACCGCGCCGGAACTGGTCGACTTCATCCTCGTGATCGACGATGCCAGCACTGATCGGACGGCCGAGATCGCCCGCACCTCGGACGACCCGAGGCTTGAAGTTCGAACCCTGGCCAGGAACCTCGGAGTCGGTGGCGCGATCATCACCGGTCACCGACGCGCGATCGAACTGGGAGCGGACGTGAGCGTCGTGATGGCCGGCGATGCCCAGATGGATCCGAACTTCCTCCCCGCCCTCCTCGACCCGATCGTCGACGGGACCGCCGATTTCACCAAGGCCAATCGCTTCTACTCTCCGAAATCGCTCAAGGGAATGCCACGGATGAGGATCTTCGGCAGCATCGCCCTGTCGTTCCTGACCAAGGCCGCTTCGGGCTACTGGAGCCTTTTCGATCCACAGAACGGCTACACGGCAACCTCCGTTGCAGCTCTCACACGCCTTGACCTTGACTCCGTCTCCCAGCGTTACGACTTCGAGAACGACTTTCTGATCAACCTGAACATCTCCGGCGCTCGCGCGCGAGATATTGCTGTGCCCGCGATCTACGGCGACGAGATCTCCGGAATGAAGCTCACGAAGGTGGCACCCCGGATCCTCCGGACCTTGGTCGGAGGATTCTGGAGAAGGATCTGGTGGAAGTACGTCCTGCAGTCCTTCTCTCCCGTGGCCCTGCTGCTGTTTACCGGGCTTCTGTGCTTCTTCTTCTCATTCATTGCCGGCACGTTCGTCGTCGTCCATACGCTCGGGCCTCCAACCGCGAGCGCCGGCACGGTTCTCCTCGCCGTTGCACCGTTCCTGACCGGGCTCCATCTGACGATCAATGCCTTGATGCTGGACATCCAAGAAGGCAACAAGTGA
- a CDS encoding Lrp/AsnC family transcriptional regulator has protein sequence MITAIVFVKADTARIPEVAQAIADLDGVSEVYSTTGQIDLIVMVRVRSHDEIATVVSDQLNKVAGVLDTETHIAFRAFSKHDLESAFSLGLA, from the coding sequence GTGATCACCGCCATCGTCTTCGTCAAAGCGGATACCGCCCGGATCCCCGAGGTCGCACAGGCGATCGCGGACCTGGACGGCGTGAGCGAGGTCTACTCCACGACCGGCCAGATCGACCTCATCGTCATGGTGCGGGTCAGGAGCCACGACGAGATCGCCACCGTCGTCTCCGATCAGCTCAACAAGGTGGCCGGCGTGCTCGACACCGAGACACACATCGCGTTCCGTGCCTTCTCGAAACATGATCTCGAGTCGGCGTTCTCCCTCGGTTTGGCTTGA
- a CDS encoding C40 family peptidase, whose product MLLAKVRVSAVAAVAGLTLAASLGFVSTTPADAKPDVKSVQAKVDALYRQADQATEDYNQAKLRLASLQSELKGLQADQSRQDQALSAVKDQLRDSMLQQLEGSNLSAVGEVVLSDDPQRFVGQLTTMSAFDNLQTSLYDDYATQAKALDLRRQATESRAAEVAATEKKLAADKKSIDAKLADAKELLSKLQVAEREAILSRGEARLPLDIPAEGRAAAAVAFATAQNGDAYVWGAAGPNAYDCSGLTMAAWAAAGVSLPHSSAAQYNSGPHVAESDLRPGDLVFFYHPISHVGMYIGNGLMVNALNPGAGVRVQSIHSLPYVGAVRPG is encoded by the coding sequence GTGCTTCTCGCAAAGGTTCGCGTTTCCGCGGTCGCAGCGGTGGCGGGTCTGACGCTCGCAGCATCGCTGGGCTTCGTCTCCACGACCCCTGCCGACGCCAAGCCGGACGTCAAGAGCGTGCAGGCCAAGGTGGATGCGCTCTACCGGCAGGCCGACCAGGCGACCGAGGACTACAACCAGGCGAAGCTCCGCCTCGCCAGCCTTCAGTCCGAGCTCAAGGGCCTGCAGGCCGACCAGAGCCGCCAGGACCAGGCCCTCTCCGCGGTCAAGGACCAGCTCCGCGACTCGATGCTTCAGCAGCTCGAGGGATCGAACCTCTCGGCCGTCGGCGAGGTTGTCCTCTCGGATGACCCGCAGCGGTTCGTCGGGCAGCTGACCACGATGTCGGCGTTCGACAACCTCCAGACCAGTCTGTACGACGACTACGCGACGCAGGCGAAGGCGCTCGACCTGCGCCGTCAGGCCACCGAGAGCCGGGCCGCCGAGGTCGCTGCGACCGAGAAGAAGCTCGCCGCTGACAAGAAGTCGATCGACGCCAAGCTCGCCGACGCCAAGGAGCTCCTCAGCAAGCTGCAGGTGGCGGAGCGGGAGGCGATCCTCTCCCGCGGCGAGGCCCGCCTGCCGCTGGACATCCCCGCCGAGGGCCGCGCCGCTGCCGCCGTCGCTTTCGCGACCGCCCAGAACGGCGACGCCTACGTCTGGGGCGCCGCTGGCCCGAACGCGTATGACTGCTCCGGCCTCACTATGGCGGCGTGGGCCGCAGCCGGCGTCTCGCTGCCGCACTCCTCGGCTGCGCAGTACAACTCGGGTCCGCACGTCGCCGAGTCCGACCTGCGCCCCGGCGACCTGGTCTTCTTCTACCACCCGATCAGCCACGTCGGTATGTACATCGGCAACGGCCTGATGGTGAACGCGCTGAACCCGGGCGCTGGCGTCCGAGTGCAGAGCATCCACTCCTTGCCGTACGTCGGCGCCGTCCGGCCCGGCTGA
- a CDS encoding DEDD exonuclease domain-containing protein — MSSTVDERASSVGRWEAQRGFDELGRPLRDLTFCVVDLETTGGSAEAGSMITEIGAVKVRGGEILGEFQTLVNPKSAIPAFIAVLTGISNPMVADAPTIESALPAFLEFAAGTILVAHNAPFDVGFLKHFAARQDITWPDFEVLDTARLARRVITRDDAPNCKLSSLAQLFHATTTPNHRALSDARATVDVLHGLMERLGGLGVHTFEELQTFSGKVSTAQRRKRHLAEALPHAPGVYLFKDSDDRVLYVGTSRDLRTRVRTYFTASETRSRMGEMVNLAERVESVTCTTTLEAQVRELRLIAQHKPRYNRRSRFPERVTFVKLTVEPWPRLSMVKKVLDDGADYLGPFGSRRTAERVLEALQEAFPIRQCTERLAREPSRSACVLAEMGRCLSPCDGSATAEDYAAVVRRVRAAMRFDADPVVDHFAERMVTLAEEERFEEAGLHRDRLATFVRSAAKGQRLTALTGCPELVAIRREDDGRWAVHVVRFGRLAAAGVIPRGADAHAFVEGLRTSAETVLAGLGPAPAATAEESDLILRWLESPGVRLVDVEGEWTCPVRGAARHLSVHDAVEESRRQLVPFDDRRTLAPSHQPLR, encoded by the coding sequence ATGAGCAGCACGGTCGACGAACGGGCCTCCTCGGTCGGTCGTTGGGAGGCACAACGGGGATTCGACGAGCTCGGGCGGCCGCTGCGTGACCTCACCTTCTGCGTCGTCGACCTCGAGACGACCGGCGGGTCCGCCGAGGCGGGCTCCATGATCACCGAGATCGGGGCGGTGAAGGTCCGCGGTGGTGAGATCCTCGGCGAGTTCCAGACACTGGTAAATCCGAAGAGCGCCATCCCGGCCTTCATCGCGGTCCTCACTGGGATCAGCAACCCGATGGTCGCCGACGCGCCTACGATCGAGTCCGCACTGCCGGCCTTCCTCGAGTTCGCCGCTGGGACGATCCTCGTCGCCCACAACGCGCCCTTCGACGTAGGCTTCCTCAAGCACTTCGCCGCCCGCCAGGACATCACCTGGCCCGACTTCGAGGTGCTCGACACCGCGCGGCTGGCCCGTCGCGTGATCACCCGCGATGACGCGCCCAACTGCAAGCTCTCCTCGCTCGCCCAGCTCTTCCACGCCACGACCACGCCCAACCACCGGGCGCTCTCGGACGCCCGAGCGACGGTCGATGTGCTGCACGGCCTGATGGAGCGACTCGGCGGCCTTGGTGTCCACACATTCGAGGAGCTCCAGACCTTCTCAGGCAAGGTTTCGACGGCGCAGCGCCGCAAACGACACCTGGCCGAGGCACTCCCCCACGCTCCGGGCGTCTACCTCTTCAAGGACTCCGACGACCGCGTCCTCTATGTCGGCACCTCGAGAGACCTCCGGACCCGCGTTCGCACCTACTTCACGGCGTCGGAGACCCGCTCCCGGATGGGCGAGATGGTCAATCTGGCCGAGCGCGTCGAGTCGGTAACCTGCACCACCACCCTCGAGGCCCAGGTCCGTGAGCTGCGCCTGATCGCCCAGCACAAGCCGCGCTACAACCGGCGCTCGCGCTTCCCCGAGCGGGTGACCTTCGTCAAGCTGACGGTCGAGCCGTGGCCGCGGCTCTCGATGGTGAAGAAGGTGCTCGACGACGGTGCCGACTACCTCGGCCCGTTCGGCTCCCGTCGGACCGCCGAGCGCGTCCTCGAAGCACTTCAGGAGGCCTTCCCTATCCGGCAGTGCACCGAGCGCCTCGCCCGCGAGCCGTCCCGCTCCGCGTGCGTGCTGGCCGAGATGGGTCGGTGTCTCTCCCCCTGTGACGGCTCCGCCACCGCCGAGGACTACGCCGCCGTCGTACGCCGGGTGCGGGCTGCCATGCGCTTCGACGCCGATCCGGTCGTCGACCACTTCGCCGAGCGGATGGTGACCCTTGCAGAGGAGGAGCGATTCGAGGAGGCAGGCCTCCACCGCGACCGGCTCGCGACCTTCGTACGGAGCGCTGCCAAGGGCCAGCGTCTGACCGCGCTGACCGGATGCCCCGAGCTGGTGGCGATCCGGCGTGAGGACGATGGCCGCTGGGCTGTCCATGTCGTCCGCTTCGGGCGCCTGGCCGCTGCCGGAGTCATCCCCCGCGGCGCCGACGCGCATGCCTTCGTCGAAGGGCTCCGAACGAGCGCGGAGACGGTGTTGGCCGGCCTCGGTCCCGCTCCTGCGGCGACGGCCGAGGAGAGCGACCTGATCCTGCGCTGGCTGGAGTCACCTGGCGTCCGACTCGTCGATGTCGAGGGCGAATGGACGTGTCCAGTCCGCGGTGCGGCGCGACACCTATCGGTCCATGACGCCGTCGAGGAGTCGCGTCGGCAGCTCGTGCCTTTCGACGATCGACGCACGCTCGCGCCGAGCCATCAACCGCTACGGTGA
- a CDS encoding DUF2142 domain-containing protein, which translates to MSRLQVVLIAAGVAILQLVWLFAIAPFRGIDEFDHSYRAAAVAHGQWHVQPTAATRGTGAWLRVPQDIVTAASAQCRALPYTVAADCVGTPSSDGMVRIASGAGRYNPVFYALAGLPSLILKGDAALYGMRVVSATLALLVLVAGLLSMRTWASSRWPVLAFGVALSPVLLYSTAVLAPNGVEMAAGLAAWTSLIGVIRTPNRPLNTVVAALSASVLVTVRSLGPLWLVMIVLAVVLAEMPARQWWMSYFGRRTTWIAAGLVALASVASLWWILSMRALTVGADGSPDANSLDRLKIVGGQIPLWLLQSVAAFPLRNEASAPTVYLVYFFALLTVLGLGVSQMPIRVRVVTIGAIATAIIIAGGITFATYNDYGGAWQGRYLLPFLVGIPLLAAAHLDGDIPEVIRNLASMLVPAALAIAQVAAVVLAAHRQLAHDAVDPARWIPPLPVIGIVAAFGCAALVAGTAPWPRSDRTAA; encoded by the coding sequence GTGAGCCGTCTGCAGGTCGTGCTGATCGCAGCCGGTGTCGCGATCCTTCAGCTGGTCTGGTTGTTCGCGATCGCGCCCTTTCGCGGGATCGACGAGTTCGATCACTCCTACCGGGCTGCTGCCGTGGCGCACGGGCAGTGGCATGTCCAACCGACAGCGGCCACTCGCGGGACGGGAGCATGGCTGCGCGTGCCTCAAGACATCGTGACGGCGGCATCAGCCCAGTGCCGCGCGCTGCCCTACACCGTCGCGGCCGACTGCGTAGGAACCCCGAGCAGCGATGGAATGGTGCGGATCGCCAGCGGTGCTGGCCGCTACAACCCCGTCTTCTATGCCCTCGCCGGACTCCCGTCGCTCATACTCAAAGGCGATGCTGCGCTGTACGGCATGCGGGTCGTGTCTGCCACCCTCGCTCTGCTGGTACTCGTGGCCGGGCTCCTTTCGATGCGTACCTGGGCGTCGTCCCGATGGCCCGTCCTGGCCTTTGGCGTGGCGCTAAGTCCCGTTCTCCTCTACAGCACTGCGGTGCTGGCGCCAAACGGCGTCGAAATGGCTGCAGGGTTGGCCGCTTGGACCTCCCTCATAGGGGTGATCCGTACGCCGAATCGTCCGCTCAACACAGTGGTCGCTGCGCTCTCGGCATCTGTCCTCGTCACGGTCCGATCTCTGGGGCCGTTGTGGCTCGTCATGATCGTTCTGGCCGTTGTGTTGGCGGAGATGCCCGCTCGGCAGTGGTGGATGAGTTACTTCGGCCGACGAACCACCTGGATCGCGGCCGGCCTCGTCGCCCTTGCCTCGGTGGCCAGCCTTTGGTGGATCCTCTCGATGCGTGCACTGACCGTAGGCGCCGATGGGAGCCCAGACGCGAATAGCCTTGACCGTCTCAAGATCGTCGGAGGACAGATTCCGCTCTGGTTGCTCCAGTCGGTCGCCGCGTTTCCCCTGCGAAATGAGGCGAGTGCCCCCACTGTCTATCTTGTCTACTTCTTTGCTCTCCTCACCGTGCTCGGCCTCGGTGTCAGTCAGATGCCCATCCGGGTTCGAGTCGTGACGATCGGTGCCATCGCGACGGCGATCATCATCGCCGGCGGCATCACCTTCGCTACATACAACGACTACGGCGGCGCGTGGCAGGGGCGCTATCTCCTGCCGTTCCTCGTCGGTATTCCGCTCCTCGCGGCGGCACACCTCGACGGGGACATACCCGAGGTCATCCGGAACCTCGCCAGCATGCTCGTTCCTGCCGCACTTGCGATCGCACAGGTTGCCGCAGTCGTTCTTGCCGCCCACCGGCAACTGGCGCACGACGCTGTCGACCCGGCCCGCTGGATTCCACCGCTTCCGGTCATCGGCATCGTGGCCGCCTTCGGCTGTGCGGCGCTCGTGGCGGGGACCGCTCCGTGGC